The Scylla paramamosain isolate STU-SP2022 chromosome 32, ASM3559412v1, whole genome shotgun sequence sequence tgtctggAGGTGAACGCAACATTTCTCTCCCTGGTCTTAGTTTTTTGTACAGATCATCAGCAATTGTTTTGAAGCAGTTTacgtattctattttttcatctttaattgCTTCAATTACTCTGAAATAGTCTATGTCATAGCTTTCTATTTTTGCAGTGAAGGTTTTGTTTGAAATTAGCTCGAATATTTCATCTCCTGATAGGGTTGATTCTGGAAGGCCAATGCTCTCTGGGGTGAAGATTGTTAGTCCAATTTCTGtagactttattttattttttagtgtttcctcGTTTCCTAGATCTTGATCTGTGTCTGTCTGATTTGTGTTTTATTGAGCTGCTTGGGTGAGGTTtatgtgcttcttcttctactgtGTTGTCTGTCTGCACTGactcttcattttggttggatTGTGGTGCAGGAGTATTATTCTGAAGGTTGTTTGTGTCATTGGTATTTGGGGTGTGTGAGGTGCTGTTTACTTGAGgaagtttgtttattattttggcAGAAGGAGGGTTAGGAGGAGCTTTTATTTGTGGCAAGCTGTTCATAGCTAGCATGTTGTTTAGCTCAGTGTTGTAGCTTCCAGGTTCACCCAGGTTGTGCATGTGGGCGTGCATGATGCAGGTGTAGATTTTGGTATACATTTCGTTACTTAGTTGTGGTGTGTTTGGTGAGGATGTATTAGGTTGTTGGCTTGAGGGGGTTTGTAATTGTTGTTTTGTAATTTGGCTGTATGTGGCTGTGCTTTGCTTGCTGtttgttctcttattttttatgatGTCCTTCCGCATGGGGCATTTGGCTGCTAAGGTGCGATGGGCTCCTTGGCAATTCAGGCACTTTTTGTTGAGGCTTAGACATTCACGCCAGGTGTGGGAGGTGGAAGAACATTCTGAACAGATTTTGTAGTCTGTTGGCTTTTTGCATTGGTTTGTGAAATGATCTTCTAATTCGTAGCATCTGAAGCAAGTGGTGATATTGTAAAATACttcttgttttatattataGTGAGGGATGCTCATCTGAAATAGTCTTAGGCCATCTGTTTGGGCTTTCTTGGCATATGAAGTCTCTTTGAATGTAATTTTCAATGTCCTTGAGTTTGGGAATTTGAAAATAGAATCGATACTATTCGTGGTCCAGGTGTTATTCTGATAGATTTCTTCAAGGATGTCTGCTTCATTGTTCTTGTAGATGTGATTTTCAGTGCTTGGAATAATTACAGATCTGCTTGCCTTGAGTTCTGGTGGTGTGATAGTTTGAAAGCCTTCACCTTTGAGTTCGTTTTCGGTCTTTTGCTTGAAAATCTTGTCTTGTTCGTCTTCTGAGCCCGTGATTATACTATAGCCGTCCGATAATGGAATCAACTTGGTAATGTATACACCATTCTTTGAGAGTATTTCCAAGAGGCAGCTGGTTCTTCTCGGGTCCTTGCTGTTTGGGGATTTTATTTTAACTCTAGGCATTGTtccagaatgaaaaaaatgcttaCATGGGAAGAATAATCCTATAAGGGGGCCGTAGCCCGACAAAATACCACAGCtaaaaatggaaagataaatgaagatgCCTGCCTATGCAGGGGCAGTTTAGCCACCCGGCTCCTAGAAGCCGTCGCAATGGCCCTGCCCCGCGACCTAACCCTATCCAGTTTTCCtctgagggagggaaaaggaaatggtaagATGAGATAAAGAAGGAGGCTAACCCAGCAGCCTACAAGGTCAGATCCAGCGGGTCCACCCTAGCCCCCGAGGGTCACTCTCGGGGACGTCTTGGGTCCGCTCACCGTGGTCTGGCTATGTAGGGGGCTGGGagcaaggagagggaagggagaggatggcgAGACGCCCACCGGGCGAGCTCTCACCGGTCAGGGAGAGCTCCGGTACACAGTGGCGCCTTTATCGCTGTCTATTCGGTCCAGAATGTGTGCTCAGTGAGCTTCTGCCTCTCCGGTACTTGGCAGGAAGCCGTGAGAGTGTTCGAGCAAGTGCTCTCTCTGGGGTCGGTCAGCTGCGATCTCCGCGTTTTGAAGGGAAAACCAGAGCTCAGCTCTCCACAGCTCCTCTCTGTCCGGAGCTCTGAGTTGAGTTCTacctttatttaattattattaaaggtttattgagtattatgtcaacatatacatatatacatattgcacaaaggaaaaaatatacatgaatgtacataatacacaaagcggGCACCAGCCCGCAGGTGGGGGAGTCTTGGGTCCCGGTGGTGGGCGGTGCGGTGGCGCGGCGAGGAGTGCTGCTCGCCGGTCAGGAAAGGAGCTGCGACCTGTTCAGCGGGGCGGGGGCGCTGCCCTGAGAACTCGCAGCATCAGGTCTGTGGGCGTGTGGCGGACGATGAGGGCAGCCCTGGCCTCGCAGCTGCTGAGGAGATCACCGCCTACAGGATGggccggtggtggcggcgttggtCTGAGGGCGGCGGTGGCCGGACAGGACAGTAGGTAGTGCACTAGCGGGTGGCGGCTGTGCCTCCCGCAGTGGTCGCACTCCTGCCCCCGAAAGTCGTCGTACAGCTGTTCCCTGGTGCAGTAGCCCAGCCTTACGCGTTGCAGCAACACGCCGTCTGCTCTGGGCTGCTGCTGGGAGGCGTCCAACGACTGGTAGCCAGTGGCGGAGGCGTACCAAGCTGcctgtctcttccttgtttccagcTGCCGGTGCGTGTGGCGGGCGCGCTTGGTTGCGGCGAGCCTGGCTCGCGCCCTCACTTGGCTCAGGCTGGGCGGCACATGCCTTGTCACCTGGGGGCCACTAGCAGCTCTCTTGGCGGCTGCGTCAGCAGCCTCGTTGCCTCGTACTCCCACGTGGCTGGGTATCCAGTTGAGCCTCACCCGCCGCCCCTGCGCGGCGAGGCTCTGGAGGCTACCCAGGATGGCGGTGACGAGGCCCACGTTGTCGCTGGGATACGGTTGTTGTAGAGCCTGTAGCCCCGTTCTGGAGTCGGTGTGGAGCACCACGGTGCGCTCCCGCCGGTGTTGAGCGTGCTCCAGGGCCAGCAGGATGGCCACCAGTTCTGTCTGCAGGGTGGAGCAGTGGTCGGGAGTCCTCTCACACACCTCGGCCCCTCTGGTGATGGCAGCAGCGCCCGTCCTTCCGCTGTCAGGGTCAGCCGAGCCGTCGGTGTAGTACACAACACTGTCTGGCTCGGTGACCTGCGCCATGGCCATGAAGGCATGCTGCCGCATCTCCTCCACGGCGCAGAGCGCCTTGCTGGCGGGCAGCTGTGTGGCGGAGAACTCTGCCGCGGGTGGCTCCCACGGGGGTGGGGCGCGGAAGGTGGGGGCAGGGAGGTCCGCCTGTGGCCAGTTCTCCATGCGAGCCAGGTTGTGGGTAGCCAGCGTGCACTGCAGCAGCCACGGGTTGCGGCGGAGAGATTCGGCACCCTGCGTCCCCGCCAGCCTTAGTCTCCTCTGTGTCACTCCCTCCGCGTCACGCTGCAGCACCCTCGCTACGCGGCAGGCCGTGATCTGTTGtaccctggtggtgaggggtaccAGTCTGGTCTCGCTCTGCATGACGCATGCGCTGGACCACCTCGGTGCCCCCAGCATGGTCCTCATTGCGGTGTTTTGTAGCACCTCGATCCGCTCCTGCTGGTTTGGAGAGAGTGCTATGAGGACGGGGGCGCTGTAATCCACCAGCGAGCGAACAGCGTGCACGTAGTACTGGCGCAGGACGGAAAAAGTGGCGCCCGCGCTGATTCGCGTCATGGCCCGCATCACGTTCAGCCTAGACTGCGTCCTCTCCCTCAGGTAGGCGGCGTGGGCTGTGAAGGACAGCCGCTTGTCCACCCACACACCGAGGTACTGGTAGGAGTTGGTCCATGCCAGCTCAACTCCCTGGACGCGGAGCTGCCAGGTTGGGTCTGCCGCCTTCACCATCATGGCCCGGGACTTCTCTGCCGAGATCTTGAGCCCCAGGTCCTGGCATTTCCCGCTGATGAGGTCGAGTGCCTGCTGCGTCCTCCTGAGCTTGTTGCCCCTTCCGGTGACGACGAGGGCGAGGTCATCGGCGTAGCTCAGCAGGACGGTGCCAGCGTGGAAAGGCAGTGCCACTAGCTGTTCCATCAGCAGGTTGAACAGTAGAAGGCTGAGGATGCCGCCCTGGGGCGTCCCGTTCTCAAGTACCTTGAAGGTCGACCTCAGGCCCTGGAACCTAACCCTGGCGCGGCGGCGCTGCAGGTAGTCGCGGAGCCAGGCCAGCAGCCTTCCTCGCACCCCTTTCCGCACGAGTGCGTCGAGGATGGCGTGAGGGCTGGCTAGCTCGAACGCCTTCTCGAGGTCGATGAAGACGATGACGGCGGGGCGGTGGTCAATTTGGATCAGCAGGGCGAGGATGCTGTCTGCCGTGCTCACTCCGCGGGTGTAGCCGAACACATGTGGGTGAGAGGGCCCCACGCGCCACTGTAGCCGCGCGAGCACCATCCTCTCAGCCGTTTTGGCCGtgcagctgaggagagagatgggtctGATCTTGGTGGGCTCCCTCGGCTTTGGAATCGGCTGAATGTCGGCTTCCTTCCACGCGGGCGGCAGACAGCCCGCCATCCATGAGGCGTTGATGGTGGCCAACAGCGCGGCGTCCCCAGCCGGCCCAGCGTGCGCCAACATGGAGTATGGCACGCCGTCCGCCCCCGCTGCCGTGTCGCGGCCTCTCCTCCTAGCCCGCTCcagctcttgaagggagaagggcTGGTCAGTCACGTCGGCTTCCTCCATCGCCTCCCTGACAGCCTCGTCGCGGTGTGGTCGGAGCTGCTGCTGGATGCGTTGTGTCTGGGGAGGAAGCTGGTCACTGGAGCTCCGCGTGGTGAACATGGTGGCAAGCCTCTCTGCCTCCTGCTGCGGGTGCgggtgggcgggcgggcggggcggggcagcgccGGAGGCTGTCCTCACGCTCCTCCACAGCTGGCCTAGAGACGTGTGGTGGCTAAAAGTGGCGCACCACTCCAGCCACTTAGCCTCTCTGGCCCTCAGGGATACCTGCCGTGCGCGGGCCACCACATCCTGTAGGAGTCTTAGGTTGTTGGGGTTGGGGCGCCTTTTGTACAGTTTTCTGTGCTGGTTGACACGGTGGTTGTGCTCGCGCACCTCTTCGTTGTAGTACCACCAGTCTGTCCGGTGGCGGCGGCTCGGGGTGCACCTGGGGATGGCTGCGGCGGCTGCGGTCTGGATGGCCGTCGTCAGGTCCCTCTCCTGCTGATGTAGGTCGGCGGGCGGCTGATAGGCGGCCCACCACTCGTCAAGAGAGGCCTGAAACTTGGTCCAGTCCGCTCTCCTTATGTTCCAGCGTGGGGGCGGGCGGGGTGGGACCGGCGGGGCCActgggagggtggtgagggtggcaaAGTGGTCGCTGGTGAGGGTCGGGTGCACCTGCCACGTAGCGCCTGCCGCCAGGTCACTCGAGACCAACGTGAGGTCAAGCCTTCCTCCCCGGGTGTGGGTGGCCTCCCCTGTGTTGAGAAGGCACACGTGAGGGATTTCCTCGAGCAGCACGGCCAGGTGGCGGCCCGTTTCGTTGGCTGGGGACGGTG is a genomic window containing:
- the LOC135089391 gene encoding uncharacterized protein LOC135089391, which gives rise to MAFNSDQVLVLNNGSGKRARASSSSASLKCSTPKKAARNLLEDSSSDERSPKRATRSLQPSWQEDNATEADWAPLDLSVFSDVVQQQQQDGGEEQGWTTVTTSRARRHQPPRPKFKLGSLGEYENSYRAISALEREYPTLRIQVRVNLKGEHVVTPKDEDSTALLRRIAEEGNRVLLLDPSEKRHKVVLERYPLDLPLEAVEAHPQVTSAQRLTSRRDKLPTRQVLLVCVGPPPAKLDLGCWGRYSLRPYQGEPVRCYRCQRYNHLQARCEHAARCGVCSLPHPTEECIARHKANEATTARCPNCGKNHHAWNPQCPERLRRMPRSRQQQQQQSQAPPRRQRRRRHKASHGQPRQQIAQPQQQQHPPRGQPGRSARDPVAPAPPPVRSAWVPRQAPSATPPPPSQPAARPEEINRQPPHRRPEVQPPAIGTESRTPSAHPSTRSGSTPTKHARAKPHHPSSGTQGRDPPGDAPARAATGPAPTTVRRRAMVPSDPLHGVPACLSEETRAVVNCLVARMTFTTNMERRYAEGATHADQPAGPPRLRVLQWNVQGLRPKKHQVLQAVFEEHLDVVLLQETLTPADFEWRVAGYTLHSLPTAEGTRGCAALVRSTIPHRRVAAPVNCGDGVEVLALELQVGSLPLLVYNVYRSQRHQLEAGELLTLASHSSLLVAGDLNAHHPMLQSPSPANETGRHLAVLLEEIPHVCLLNTGEATHTRGGRLDLTLVSSDLAAGATWQVHPTLTSDHFATLTTLPVAPPVPPRPPPRWNIRRADWTKFQASLDEWWAAYQPPADLHQQERDLTTAIQTAAAAAIPRCTPSRRHRTDWWYYNEEVREHNHRVNQHRKLYKRRPNPNNLRLLQDVVARARQVSLRAREAKWLEWCATFSHHTSLGQLWRSVRTASGAAPPRPPAHPHPQQEAERLATMFTTRSSSDQLPPQTQRIQQQLRPHRDEAVREAMEEADVTDQPFSLQELERARRRGRDTAAGADGVPYSMLAHAGPAGDAALLATINASWMAGCLPPAWKEADIQPIPKPREPTKIRPISLLSCTAKTAERMVLARLQWRVGPSHPHVFGYTRGVSTADSILALLIQIDHRPAVIVFIDLEKAFELASPHAILDALVRKGVRGRLLAWLRDYLQRRRARVRFQGLRSTFKVLENGTPQGGILSLLLFNLLMEQLVALPFHAGTVLLSYADDLALVVTGRGNKLRRTQQALDLISGKCQDLGLKISAEKSRAMMVKAADPTWQLRVQGVELAWTNSYQYLGVWVDKRLSFTAHAAYLRERTQSRLNVMRAMTRISAGATFSVLRQYYVHAVRSLVDYSAPVLIALSPNQQERIEVLQNTAMRTMLGAPRWSSACVMQSETRLVPLTTRVQQITACRVARVLQRDAEGVTQRRLRLAGTQGAESLRRNPWLLQCTLATHNLARMENWPQADLPAPTFRAPPPWEPPAAEFSATQLPASKALCAVEEMRQHAFMAMAQVTEPDSVVYYTDGSADPDSGRTGAAAITRGAEVCERTPDHCSTLQTELVAILLALEHAQHRRERTVVLHTDSRTGLQALQQPYPSDNVGLVTAILGSLQSLAAQGRRVRLNWIPSHVGVRGNEAADAAAKRAASGPQVTRHVPPSLSQVRARARLAATKRARHTHRQLETRKRQAAWYASATGYQSLDASQQQPRADGVLLQRVRLGYCTREQLYDDFRGQECDHCGRHSRHPLVHYLLSCPATAALRPTPPPPAHPVGGDLLSSCEARAALIVRHTPTDLMLRVLRAAPPPR